The sequence ATCAAGTGGACTGTGGTTACTGTCTTTTTTTTGTGGCATGTAGAGAAGGGGCTTGATTATGGTGTGAAGTTCTTGAATTTTACCTGTGATTCTGGTGTGTTTTTAATTTGCTTTTGGTGGGTGGTGATGTTTTGCAATAAAAGAACTTTTAATGTTTTACGAGGAACACAAAAAGAATCGGATTTCCATAAATTTTGTTCTATTATTGCTGCTATGATAGGCGTGGAGAATTTATGCTCTGACTGTCATAGATATGTATGTGATATATGGGCTTCATTAGTGGGGTTTTTCTATTAATCGTGTGCAAGTGGTTTTTTTCCATGTATAATCGGTGAAAGAATTTTTTTGGTATCAAGAACAATTATTTCTTTAGCATCAAAAGGAGCAACTTAATCATTGAACTGAATTCTATTGCCATTATCTATTCTGCTTGCCCACTAGATGTAATTTTTGTTGTGTGAGACTATTTTGTGCTGTCAAGTCTGTTTGTAAATGTCATATGCATATTTTGCGCTTAAAATGATTTTCGACATACATCCAACCTTGTCAAAATCCACAGGTGATGGCTCATATTAGTACCCACTTGATGGCTTTGCTGAAAGTTTTAGTTTTTCGTTTTGTTTGTGGTACTTGTGTTAATGATTTGAAATTCGGCCTCGATTTAATAAGCATCGTATGTTTGCATTTTCTTGTTTGTAATGTTTTTTATACTCCCATAACACTAGATGGTTTTCTTTGGGGctcgattttatttttacatGGATCATAATAGAGTAAATTGGTTGCTTCAGGGCAGCTTCTGTTTCAAGAGCTAAGGGTGGTGCATGTTTGCAAATGAAACTGGTCTACAATCACTTGGCAcctatatttttgtttttattgcaaTGGTTGGACTGCTCGTGCTCGTGCCTGTTTCCGAGCTATCTAAATCTTATCCACGTAGTTATTTACAAGGTAAGTAATGCATATGActtcttcacaaaattttaaagaTCATGACATTGTCTAAGTTTGGCATATTTTCAGGTGCATCTCGATGATAAACAGAAGTTTCCTTCTCATGGTAGAAAAGCAACCATGAGACAATTCTATGGTACGTAAATTATGTTTCACTGCTATATGATTCGAAGTGGCaccaaatctgtttattttaatCTTATTTTCTAAGTCAACTGAAGATTACTCTATAAATTAGCACATTCTTGTTGTTACACAAGTTCAGCTCGGAACCGTTTGGGCAATGTTTGATGAATTTTAATTTCCTTTGTTTTCCTGCATGGTTCTGAGTCTTTACTGGGTTCACCTTTCAAAACGTTATATATGTTCAATTCAAAGATGGCATACGcttattttttcaaaagaatTTAATGCTCACGCTCCCAATACAACTTAAACTCAGTATCTATGTTCTGGAAAATCGATAGCTCTACAATATTGCTTGGCTGAATAAAAAAATTGCATATTTTTCAGCTGTAATATTACCATCCCTAGAACATTTGTACAACGCCTCATTGGATATGGATAGTTATCAAGGGGAAGTACATGGCTTGGACATGATCGAGAAAAAGAAATCCGAAAATAATTGTAAGAATTTGGAAGTCGATTTGGAAAGGGAAGATGAGTGTGGAATTTGCTTAGAGCCCTGTACCAAGATTGTCTTGCCGGATTGCTGTCATGAAATGTGCATCAACTGCTACCGAGACTGGTATATACACTATACGTGACCCTCCTTTGTTATTCTGGTCTCCAAGAAAGATTACTCTTTGACCACCTTTTTACATCACTACTTTCTCGCAGGAATATGAGATCAGAATCGTGCCCCTTTTGCCGGGGTAACCTCAAGAGAGTGAATTCTG comes from Henckelia pumila isolate YLH828 chromosome 4, ASM3356847v2, whole genome shotgun sequence and encodes:
- the LOC140866232 gene encoding E3 ubiquitin-protein ligase AIRP2-like isoform X3, whose translation is MKLVYNHLAPIFLFLLQWLDCSCSCLFPSYLNLIHVVIYKVHLDDKQKFPSHGRKATMRQFYAVILPSLEHLYNASLDMDSYQGEVHGLDMIEKKKSENNCKNLEVDLEREDECGICLEPCTKIVLPDCCHEMCINCYRDWNMRSESCPFCRGNLKRVNSGDLWVLPCSRDIVDQASLSKEDVLRLYLYINNLPKDTPDALFLVYYEYLI
- the LOC140866232 gene encoding E3 ubiquitin-protein ligase AIRP2-like isoform X1, giving the protein MDFYQIEKSASCHDSLRAIESDIQHANMLAASVSRAKGGACLQMKLVYNHLAPIFLFLLQWLDCSCSCLFPSYLNLIHVVIYKVHLDDKQKFPSHGRKATMRQFYAVILPSLEHLYNASLDMDSYQGEVHGLDMIEKKKSENNCKNLEVDLEREDECGICLEPCTKIVLPDCCHEMCINCYRDWNMRSESCPFCRGNLKRVNSGDLWVLPCSRDIVDQASLSKEDVLRLYLYINNLPKDTPDALFLVYYEYLI
- the LOC140866232 gene encoding E3 ubiquitin-protein ligase AIRP2-like isoform X2 produces the protein MPICSSVSRAKGGACLQMKLVYNHLAPIFLFLLQWLDCSCSCLFPSYLNLIHVVIYKVHLDDKQKFPSHGRKATMRQFYAVILPSLEHLYNASLDMDSYQGEVHGLDMIEKKKSENNCKNLEVDLEREDECGICLEPCTKIVLPDCCHEMCINCYRDWNMRSESCPFCRGNLKRVNSGDLWVLPCSRDIVDQASLSKEDVLRLYLYINNLPKDTPDALFLVYYEYLI